DNA sequence from the Nycticebus coucang isolate mNycCou1 chromosome 23, mNycCou1.pri, whole genome shotgun sequence genome:
CAAACGAGGGAAACACCATTACTATTGCAGTGCAAAGTcaagaaaagtaattaaaaatattcattttgggaaagagaaaggacaCTGACCTTTGTACAACCTATTTATAAAGAATGGAGTGGAAAATGTATGAAGTGAAAGAAAAGCAGTTGCAAGTTCAAGAAATGGCCAGGGTTCTTTGAGTAGTTATGTGAGCCTGGATCCCTTTTTCTCTGGGCAGTGCCCTTGTCCTTTCACCTTGCCCTCTACCATTATGTAACATTCTTGTACTGTGTACCATTAATGCAGTAAAAATTGCTGTTTTTggcttaaaatattatttttgttttttgctgtaaGACTATTTTTTGCAGTTAAATAAATGACCTTTTATGTAGGGAATTCTCAGCATTGTGTAGCTGATGGGCATATAATATACCAATACTTAAAgacttttctaatattttggcAATAGTCACTTGTAGGCACATAAGATAATGTGGGGCAGTCGCTGTAAGGCATATGTGAAGGAATACGTTTGTCATTTAGCTTAAGTCAGTCCTGCATGAATCGTATGCTTATGATTTTCCTGGTATTGgttccaaaatttttttaattattccttttGGTTCtttaatgtaaattataaattatagatGCTGCTACAACATCATGAACTTTGAAGTAAGGGACTCCACTTGGGATATTGTTAATTCTAAGCACAATTAGATTCTAACTAGCCTAACTCTGATTATTTCGTGTAGTTCCAATATTATAACTACATGTGTTTTCAAAGAGGTCTCTAAGGCTTATCTGCTATTGTTTCACagtaacattaaaaacaaatttttatgatGATTATAATATGATGTTCAATCAAGATGAAAATGTATTATAACATTGGCCAAAAGCCAGAAGGAGCTTTATCCCAATATGAATTGTATATACGAGCGTTGCATACATTATTGTTAGGAATTTGACATTAAAGAAATTCTCTTCCTTTATATATGATTGGACTTGAAGGTTAACattaaaggagaaatattttaaaaataaattttaccctTATTAGTAAAGGAAGGTCCTAATAAAACTTTCTgccgccattttttttttttccatctggctGGATCTGTTTGAGGTCTTAATATATGCCCAGTTACTTCAGGAAGCTTTTCATGGACCTTCTTGGGGAGAAAAGTACCTTTTGTTTTTGGTGACATAGTATCCTGGTCATACGTGTTACAACCTTTTCCCCATTGAAACCTTATGATTACCTACCTCTTCTGCTAACTAAGGATTCCTGGAAAAAGAATGAACTATTCCCATCAATTTTTGTAACTTCATTGTTTATCAGGCTGCATTTACATAATAAGACTGGCAATTGAATCATATTTAAGTATCAAAGCAATCACAGTGCTGTTTAGAGCTTTCCGGAGagattttattctgtaaaaaccaacttttagttGTGGAAACAAGTTGCAGAAAAGTGTGCACGCTCCTCCTTTCTTTGCACAGTCTTGATTCCTTCTCTGGGGCAGTGTAACATATTTATTTGAAACTTTAGGTACAGAAACAAAAAGAGGTGGAAGTAATTAGACAGAAGCTAGTCCAATGGTCCATCACTTAGTGAATAAACCTTTTTGTGTCCACTTCCACCCTCAATGGGTCTATAGTTGTATAGAggacaccacttttttctcttatttaatatTGATTCTGTCTACCTCTGGTAACAGCATCACCATCTTCCACTCTCAGTCAGTATCCTGATTCTAGAGGAGCATAAAGGATTCAAGACCTTTACCAGATCTATTCCTAGATCTTTGTGCCTCTTTTATAATTAGTTTACATTAGAAAACTACATATATAAGTTTAGTTCTCTACTTCTTCAATTAAAATACGAACTCAGGGAAGGAGTATTAGTATCTGTGTATATACTATCTCCTATCCACCCTCTTATTCCTACCCATGTTGTtcctcaaaatatatttattgcatcAAGTCATGAATGGTCAGTAACCAAAAGGTTATTGAAGGATAAATTAAAGAGATGTCTGGATCTTTCAGATCTGattattttgatttaataaatgtAATCAAATACATGTCGGTATAAGAAAGCCCACTGTTCCAATATCAGCCATGGGTCTAAACTGTATACAGTGTATATGCTATGTAAAAATTATGGCCTATTTGCATAGAATGCCAATTAACAAAGAACAGATATTTTCCAAAGAGTATCTGTTCTGAATTTTTGTTGCATGTTTTAAAATAGGTAACCTCTTTTAGGCTTGCTTTCTTCTTTAGTGTCCTTCCCTCAggaacttaaaagaaaaactaaaatgaaattatCAGTTCACTAAAGCAGGCACGCTGCCCCAAGGTTTGGCAAAGTGCATCTTGTCTCACTGTTTCTGTTAAGGCAtctacaaggggaaaaaaaataagtttaccGAAGTCAGCCCCTCTGGCCAGTCTTTCTTACTTGCAAATAATGAAtccaagggaaaaaaagtgaaaggcCAACATCTTGTTAAAAGTTCTCAAAAAGTTTCCAAAATTTTAGGAaagtgaaaagtagaaaaataacacTGAAAGTACAGGCCTGGTGAAACAGCCTCGAAGGTGAGTCACAGTTCTCATGTCAGGGCTGTGAAGTGCTCTTCTCATCAAATGGAATTTCTCTGCAAATGCTCCATAAGTTGTCCATGTGATGGCAATAACAAAAGCCATTCATTCAAAAGGATAAATTTACAGGTATATTTAGGAGTACAGAGATAGtccaaattggaaataaaaaaacccaGTGATTTCAAAAATAAGGATAAAAGGATTACTTTGCAAGTGCTAAATAATCTGGTCTGAAATTGGAATTTTACCTAAATTAGCTTCTGGACTGAACCCTTACTAGCCTGAACTGATTAATAACTGAAAATGATTTTTATGCAATGTGGAAACAGTTggcaaatatcttttaaaatgaaaatgtctttgaTACATAAGAGTTAAACATTCTaatgttttctttactttcaCCTAAAGTGTACCAGTAGCATACTTATATTAAAGGCAGAAATGACTTGTACATTTTCATTTCAAGGTTTAAATGAAGTTTCAAATTATGCAATGAGGGGTCATTGATGCGACTCTAATGGCCACTGTGGAATCATATACTCTTTCTATTCAGAGCGTTTAATAACTATAGGTGGATATAGACATGAGACAAACATCTGCACAAACATTAAAGCTGCAGAAGTTAGAATCACCTAATGAAGGCCGTAGCTAATTGTCACTATGAGTGTTGTTAGTCTTACCATACGCCCTCTACACTCCTTGAGTCATATGTTAAAGTTTCCCACAAGGAAATGATTTAGTTTGTGCAATTCCTCCTGGAGCCATTAAGCCGATGGAAATGTAACAGCATTGAGAACACAGAGACATGCTTTGGTGTTCCTGTAAATGTGTTCTGTATGGAGATGTGCTTCAGATGGGGAAATCATGGCATACTCAGCGAAGTTTGGAGAATACCCCATGCCGTTCCTCTCTGAGAATTACTGTGTATATTAGCATAACTGAGGTTTGattcaaaaaaggaaatttgaCTTTGCTACCTGTATATTTCCCAAATCTTAGATGACATTAGAACTGTGTTGTCAAGTAGTCCCCACTAACATCAAAGAAAACTAGTGAAATAGGTGCTTATTTCAGGAAGTACTGGGATAAGGTCACTTTCCAACTATAATCAGTGTCAGTCCAGTAAAACTAAGAGACAGTCTATGTATTCCAGTCACTGGAATGGAATGTCCTTTTATAAAAGTTAACAAAATCCATCCTACATTCCAGATTACACAAGTTCTGAGAGTCTGCTGGCATGAGATGGATTCTCAGAGGCTTGTCAGTCTCTAGGTGCAAATTAGGGCCTTGCCTTACAAAGCTGAGGATTGGACACAGAAAGATGATGACTACACGAAAGGACTAGAAAATCCTTAATGGTGAACTTCACATTCAAGTCGGTAGTATGTCTCACACTGGAACTTTTCAACAACTCCACAGCCACCTTTCATGGCCTACAGTCTTTTTCACATGCAAACCCTTTTCTACACCTGTAGCAGAGTACACATCAGAACATGTAAATCACATTCTTAATAATTACATATCATTTTATGgataaaattttcagaatttcTGGAATTCTTCATGATTATGCTGTATTCGCCCACCCCTAGATTTGGTTGGAGAAATGCTATGCATTTATCCAGGTGTAACTTGGTAGAGCCATTGAAATAGCCTATTCTGGCAGGTCTTTAGTCTATGAGTCATGCATTGTAGTTAACATAAGTCTTTTGAGAGTCATATAGTAGCCCACCTTATAACACTTAATACATTGCCTGAAATAACAGGGTCACCTATTGCCGATGTAATTTGAAAGaggtaatataaaaataacatggaCATCCACTTTGAGGAAATGTACTAGGCCTGTCTGAAGTTTAGCAGCAAACAAAGTAAGAATTATCGCACACTCATGCGACTCATAGTGTGACATGGAGGAAAGCCCTCAGTCTGTTGGTTGCTGTTTTGTTATTTCTTACACATAGCTTTTAGAAAGGAAAGAACAAGCGTAATTGGAAGAACTTTGtgactaaagaaaatattatgggTACTTAATCAGTGAAACACATTAATGTGGTCAACTCTATAAATAAAGTGCTTTGAATGAAAGCTGTGATTATTCCCAGGGTGGACATTAATGAATATTTTCAGCACTTTTTATGGGGCAGAAATGGTCAGTTCATTTAGCCTTTGACTTtggaaagaatgagagagagttCATACATGATATCCCTTCACTCTTTAGGCAGTGTGGCATTTGAGGACTGCAACTTAGAAGTTCTGTGTCcactctgtcttttttcttcctggcATAACAATTCATTTCTATAATCTGCCTTTCTATTTGTGCAGATAGCAGCCATTTATGTAACTCTTAGGCTTAATAAAGCGACAGAAAACACAGCCTTAAGCAAATGACTATACTATTCATCAATTCAGTGACTCGAGGTGATGCCATTATATATAAACAGAACGGTTGTTCGGTGTTTTCACCAGCAACTTCTTTCAGTGCTCTCATATTTCCTGTTATAAAAAGTTGAAAGCTTAAGTAGTCGTGATGGGAGCCACTTTGCATTGCGTACACTTAATCTCTCCTTGAGCACCATAGTCTTCtgacaaatacataaatgaactGGAGGCACTGCAGGTTATGTGCATTTTCATTTCAAGAAGAttgcctttttattgtttcttattttgcattgatattctGAAGCTGTAAAAAGaaaggtagaaataaaataagtGGAAATGAAAGTGTTACAATTGAGTAATGTTGTCCAGGAGCTTTAGCTTAGAAAGCTTATAATTCATttatacaacaacaacaacaacaacaaaaacagtctTACTAGTGATTTTAATGTTCTTAAATGCCTCCAAATGTTTCTGTTGACTAACTTATTCCCAGGAGGTCATTATAACTCTTTTAGGTCATCCAGGTACTGCTTTCTAAATTACCGTGATAGGAAATTCAATTACTACTGTATCCTTTCAGTGGCCTAAAAGAATAAATGGTCTtcctaaaatgtttttctctttggaaaGGCCTAGAACTTTGGAGCTGGATAGTACCTTAGAGATTATCTGATTCAGTGCTCTGATGATCAGACTGTCCTGAAAACTggcttaaaaatacagattctcagGTTTTGTATTCTCAGGCTCAGAATCTACAGATTCTCGCTTAGATCCTCTGTTACAATATATTTGACATAGTACCCAGGAATCTACATTTTGTAATAAGAATTCCAGATGCCTCTTAGGATCAAGCCGTTTGGGGGAAAACAAATAAATCCACCTTTTTTCTTTCAGGAAGAAGCAGATCCCCAAATAAAGTATTAAGTAATTGATCTAAGTCATATACAATATTTGAAATATTGAGAttagttcaggaaaaaaaaatgttgatgggATTCTTTTTTCATCCCATGGTGAGGAATGGAAGAATTTAGTTTCTTAGAATTTCATGACCTTCTGtactgaataaaataatgtcatgtGGGAGAAGTGATAGGAGATGCCCTGCTGTGTCCacagtagtggttctcaactgagGCTGATTTTACACCCCAGATAACATTTGACGATGTCTAGAGATAGTTATCATGTTACAGCTGGGGAGTGGTACTGCTGGTATTTACTGAGTAGAGGAAGGGAAGCTAATAAACATGTGAGAATGCACAGATTACTCCctgctgcccccccccccaaaaaaaaaaaagaatcgttTACCCATTTAATTCCTTCTTGACCTTCTTCTTTCCCTGACATATTTTGGAGGAATATTTGgagcattttgttttcttcttaaaattagaTAGACACTCTACATCAAAGCTTAGGGGTCATTTGTTGGCTCATATGAGGCTACGCTGGACAAAGTTTCTTATTCCCATAGGATGATACGGTAAATCTTTTGAGAATCCCTCCTCCCTATTCTTCTCAGATATCTAAACCTGTTTATTCTGAGAACATCTTAATGTATGCTTTTACCTTTTGACATTTTGTGTCTAGGTCCTCCAGATTCTGCTTCCTCATGGTCATCTACAAGTTGTGTCAATGTTAGCTGAGTTTGAAAGGAAACAGGGACAGAGGTTTGTGGCTTCAATCAGCCCAGAGCTAAAGTGAATGAAATGCTCATTTTACatagaataatttatttgataTGATTCAATATGATTCTATTTTCCTGATATTCCTCTgttctatttccttttctctgtctttgctATACATGTTTAACTCAGATActcatcatttttttcatgaacTATCATAATCAATAACTAACACCTAAACATTTTTGCAAATTTTTGCCATTTCCCCACCCATTCTctacctaataattttttttttttgtgaagtgCTTTTCCTTATTAAATCAATCAGTAGTTCTCAGTTTTAGGAATGTTTCCCAAACTTGGATTATGggtggaatatttttaaagaggaaaggaTTATTTCATATTACTTGTACATATTATAAAATCACGACATGTGTTCAAACATAAAACCAAATTAACCCTAAGTTGAAAGCTTAATACAACTACAAGACCACgacatattttcaaataaaaaatgaaactaattatacaataaataaaattaaaatttgccaTATTAATCCAATATGAAGGTTAATGTTGTCCCCAAATTGTAGCACTGCTTTTAGCAGCCATAGTCCTTTTGTTTTCACATATCTATGCTGTACATTTGTAGTACggcttgatttttctatttctttactttGTCTGGCATGAACactttatttaaatatgaaagcTACATTCATTCTTTCTGCATTAACCCAGGTCAAATAACTGATCTACAGCAGGATTACCAAAATGCAGAACTAAGATAAACACATACAAGAGAAATTGATTGATAAGCTATATTAGCTAAGTCttgctttttcttatatttttataatattctattatactcatatttttataatgtaatgaaagaaaaaacacagaattaaaaattctcattgtTAACTTACATCAGACTGTCAGCTCAAGAACTGTTTTTGCAGTAAGAGAAAACAATGACCTGTAGAACTGAATATAAATGTCATAGCAAGGCATGTAAATTCCTCAATATGCTGCTCTTTTCTCATCTCCCCAGGATCATCTATTGGGCACCTGCTGCTTCAACACTTATTACCTAGTGTTACTGAGCTCACTAGGTTGCCCTTTCTCTGCACTGTCGCAGTTCTCCATGTATAGGCTTTTGATTCTTtgtcaatgtattattttttctaccagttttttttttttttttttgagacggagtctcattttgttgccctgggtagagtgtcatggcgtcatagctcatagcaacctttacCTCCTAGCcacaagcgagtctcctgcctcaacctccgaaGTTGgccaggtacctgccacaatacccggctatttttagagaccatgtcttgcttttgctcaggctggtctcaagtcctgagctcaagcaatccacctgcctcggcttcccagagtgctaggagtacagacGTGAGCCACATGCCTGGCCTTTGTTTCTTCATATTTCTAAATCATCCTTCAGGATCTAGCTTAggtatcattttcttcatttctaaaactaCTTCCAGAAACTTAGGTTGAAATGTTTCCCTATTCTGTAGACTAGAGACACCTATGCACAGCTTCAGCCCATCCCCTTCTTTATAACAATGACCATTTATTTCTTCACTACGCCATAAGCTTTGAAGAGTAGACCATGTACTGCCAGCACGTAGGTCCAGGCCCTGTCACACAGTAGTTCCTAGATAAGTAAATAGAAGTGCAGTGaaccattttttaattaaagggcTATTTCTAGTCACCATATTTTTTGAGGGTTTATGGTTAGATTGTTTTGTAGTACTAGATGCTGAATGTACTTTGAAAAAACATGGTATAGTTAAAAAATACATTGGATTTGAAGTAAGAGGACTTACATTCATATTCTGTCCTGTTATTTGTTCTTGTGTGTAAAATGCAGTTAAACAATTACCCTTCCACACCATTTTTGTAGATGTGCAAAATCCTGGCACAGTGTCTGGCCCATAAGAATATACCCAAgaaatgttagtttcctttctattttatagttttacttcttttaatgGCCTTTAGTGGTTcgaaattattgttttttttttattaaatcatagctgtgtacattgatatgatcatggggcatcattcactaccttcatagaccgtttaccaagtttcacatatacccttgtaagatgcaccactggtgtaatcccaccaatccccttccctctacccacctcccccctccctcccctccctttcccctttccccctattcttactcagccctactatgaaactaatttagggttttcacatgaaagctataacccagttacaaccgaAATTATTATTGTTACCAGATAAGCttcaaatgtgtatacttccTCATTGCAGTTAGATTAAGGTCCAGTCTTAGCTGTTTTTCTGACTAAGCTTGAAGACTGCtatataaaatagataacacAAACAATCTCTCCTTTTTATCCTCATAGGATACTTTGCTCCCTTTAGCTATTTATATTCAttcaaaacatatttcttttattttattgccaCAGGCATGAGAGAACCTTTACTTTGTTCTTATTATCTAGAGAAATCTGTCTTCTTCCATATTTTTATAGCCTCTTTTCATCAGCATCTACTTTGAGAAATGTTTCCTTTACCTACATTATATTATTGAGTTTTCTGTTTTATGCTCCCACATGGCTATTAGACCTATAGCTTTAATTCTTTGGTAAGAGGCTTATGATTTaccaatgaaacaaaattcaTTGTAGAGATCATGTCATGTGGAgttaaacaatatgaaaaatttctataaacagtgggttatttcttgtttttcacatatattttataaacaaagataGGTAAAAGGTAGATCTGAAGGCAGTTGAGACAAGACAGATGTACTTGGTGCCAACTatgggggaaaaggaagaaagactgCAGTTTGCTTGTGGTAGGTAGACATGCCAACTGCAAACTACAGAAGGAGTTAAAGGGAATATTCTTAATAATATAGACACTTATTGGTACAAGAAAATTTGGGCTAGATGGAAAAGAAAGGCTTTGCAGCTGTGGGAATTACTGAAGGATGAACTAAGCTACTAAGGGATGCAGTGAGTTATCAGTAGAGATAAAGTATCTGAGTTAACATCCTGAGTGTGAGAATATGAAATCAATTCATCACAAGCAGCAGGCAAGAGACTCTGACCCACTAGAGATCCCTGTTCCCACAGATTATTCTTTGGTTCTGTGCCATCCCGAGCACTGACAATAATGTGTGCACAGGTGGTGTCTGCATGGGATTAAGGCTGCATCTGGCAGACCCTTGCCCATTTCACCTTCAGCCTACTGTTCAAATTCAGTTCTAATTAAAACTTTGGTGTCTTCTGGTAAAGGGATTCATATTTAGAAGTTCAGAAGAAATTAACTTGGCTTTTGTTTGCCCTGATTGTCACATTCATGAAGAGTAGTCAATTACAAAGTCAATTACAAAGAACCTTAGTATGGTCTTCTGATTTGGGGATAAAATCTTCTGAGCTGGCAAATCTCAGTCGGGAGTTAGACGTTTCCAAGTAGTGACCTCAGGCACTCTTATCTATATGTTGCCTACATTTGGGCCAGAGTTAATACATGTCATTGCTGAAAACTGAACACTGTTAGAGAAATTGAAGGGATTCTTCAGTGTGTTTCTGCTTCCAGATTTCTTGTAACGatctgtttaagaaataaaatcatttgggCTATTATGAAATGCACATCTGATACCATTATTTTTGACTTGttcttagtatttttatttagcttCTTATGAAACtattaatattcatttatgtTTGAGGCTGGTTTAGAAAGTTCTTTCTATGCTTTTGTGTCAGCTATTTTGTATGTAAAGTTACATCCCTTGCCCTTGGAGAACTTTCAGTATGTTGACAGAAATGATAATTGTTTATGTTAATGACAAGGCAAGCCACAGGCTAGAAGAAAGcattatatacacacaaacacacatatatatgtattatatatttcacatatatatgtattatccaaaatatacaatatatatatgtattatccaaaatatacaaaaaactctaaaattcaacaacaataaaatgagcaatctttttaaaaattgggtaatAGGTCTAGAAAAGACACATCATCAAAATGttatatagatggcaaataagcatatgaaaatatgccCAACATTATCTGCCATTAAACAATCTGTACACTGATTAGAATGGCCAAAGTCTAAAACACTAGCAACACCAAATATTGGCAACAGAAACAAACACTCATTCATTCCTGGGATTCAAAATCATGCCAGACACTTTGGGCAGTTACTTACAAAACTAAAGATATTGTTATCATATAATCCAGCAACCGTGTTCTTTTATAGTTTACCTGAATTGGCAGAAAAGTTATGGTAAGACGAAAACCTGCACACAGATGTTAATAGCAGCTTGGTTCATTATTGTCAGAATGTGGACACAGCCAAGATGTTCTTTAAttaaacaatgaataaataaattgtggtatatctatatgatgtaatattattcagcagtaaaaagaaatgagctgtcaAGTCTTGataagaaacagataaaacttaaatgcatattatgaaataaataaaagccaatctgaaatgattccaactatatgatattccaggaaagataaaactatggagacagagacagtaaaaagatctgGGGTTGCCAGTGGTaagcaggcagggagggaggaatagACAGAGCACAGAGGGCTTAGGGCAGAGAGACCAGCCCGTATGATATTAGGATGGTGGACGCATGCCATTACACGTTAGTCAAAACCTATAAAACGTACATCAAGAGTAAACCTTAATGTAAAACATGGGTTTTAGAGAATCTGTCAGTGTAGTACCAAACGCCTCCCTCTGGTTGATGTTGTTCACAGCTGGgaaggctgggggtgggtggaGTCAGGGTATATGGGAACTCAATGCTTTCTACTCATTTTTGCAGTGAACAAAaagtgctctaaaaaataaagcctatggtaaaaagaaaagataatgctTTAATGTTAAGTGGTATGAAATAAGAGTTATAAAAAGTGTGGTTAACTCAGAAAAGACTCAGTTTGAAGAGGTTTGGAAAAGATTTCACAGAAGCAGAGACTTTAGGGTAGGATTTCAGAGGCAAGTAGAATTTTACCTGTATGAGGGAAGGCTGGTGTTATaggcagaaaaggagaaggagggagaagagacaTGGCCTACTCTGTCCACGTGCCATGGCATACTAATCAGTGACAGAGCTGCGGTTCAGATCCAGGCACCATGATATCAGAACTCCTATGCCTGCCCACTACACCAAGGGATGGTGCAGGCAAAACATTCAGTCCAGGAGGAACTGGATAAAGATCAAATATCAttgcctttgtttgtttgtttttctaggtCCCTCTGCAATAAAATAGACCAGTAGCTGCAATCAACTGCAATCCTATTCTACCTTCATGATGTTTTCCTTGGCCAGAAATGCACTAAATGCTCTCAAGATTCGAAGCATTCAGCAAAGTGTGGCAAGACAGAACCATGTAAAACACTCGCCAGATTTTCATGATAAATATGGTAATATTGTGCTTGCTGGTGGCACTGCTTTTTGTGTTGTTGCATGGGTGTATACAATAACACAGATTGGAATCATGTGGAACCTCTCCCCTGTTGGCAGAGTTACCCCAGCAGAGTGGAAAGTTCAGTAACCTTCACAGTTGCTATAATGCAGAATTGTTTTGAAACAAACTTGGCATGTAACCAATCTGCTGCTCATTAAACTATATcataattgaagaaataaaatacatttgaagTCTTTAAACAG
Encoded proteins:
- the LOC128575941 gene encoding cytochrome c oxidase subunit 7B2, mitochondrial, which translates into the protein MMFSLARNALNALKIRSIQQSVARQNHVKHSPDFHDKYGNIVLAGGTAFCVVAWVYTITQIGIMWNLSPVGRVTPAEWKVQ